From the Rhodopirellula halodulae genome, one window contains:
- a CDS encoding DUF4013 domain-containing protein: protein MRRFFAIIRKASWTLFCLASLALILAFVTALPLFQVITLGYLLAVAGHLASGGKLKDALPNLEAAGVIGFGFLTLALASAPTRLLAHWESVAAVIDPGSPDAMRLRYGAIALSAFLTVYLGWAWARGGRLKHYLWPQPKRFFREAWRPSTWSRFADQVWDFVKQLRIPSLFWMGLRGALLTLVWLIPAFVIMGVTRDGDNAADGVIGVLALLLLSFVLLYLPMLQTNFAAQNNWRAMFQWRQIRKDFRYAPWSWAAAMLIGLVLMPIPLYLLKIEATPQEITWLPCLLFVAFMLPARIAEGLALRRCRRQRELAETGEWSPGVWGGRWWFFSRWTVRLVVMPAIVAAYVLVLSVSQYTSWDGVETWVRQHALLVPVPFVSV from the coding sequence ATGCGACGCTTCTTTGCAATCATTCGAAAAGCCAGTTGGACGCTGTTTTGTTTGGCGTCCTTGGCTTTGATCTTGGCTTTCGTGACCGCGCTGCCGTTGTTCCAAGTGATCACGCTGGGGTACCTGCTGGCGGTAGCCGGGCATTTGGCTTCCGGTGGAAAGCTGAAGGACGCGTTGCCGAATTTGGAAGCGGCCGGCGTCATCGGCTTTGGCTTTTTGACGTTGGCGTTGGCCTCCGCACCGACTCGCTTGCTCGCTCATTGGGAGTCCGTGGCGGCGGTGATTGATCCCGGATCGCCCGATGCGATGCGACTGCGGTACGGAGCCATCGCCTTGTCCGCGTTTTTGACCGTCTATTTGGGTTGGGCGTGGGCTCGGGGAGGACGGCTGAAGCACTATCTGTGGCCGCAACCCAAACGCTTTTTTCGCGAAGCTTGGCGTCCATCGACGTGGTCCCGTTTTGCCGATCAGGTGTGGGACTTCGTCAAGCAGTTGCGGATCCCGTCGTTGTTCTGGATGGGGCTGCGTGGAGCATTGTTGACGCTGGTGTGGTTGATCCCCGCGTTTGTGATCATGGGAGTGACCCGTGACGGCGACAACGCGGCGGACGGCGTGATCGGTGTGCTGGCGTTGTTGCTGCTGAGCTTCGTTTTGCTGTACCTGCCGATGTTGCAAACCAACTTCGCGGCCCAGAACAATTGGCGAGCGATGTTTCAGTGGCGGCAGATCCGCAAAGATTTTCGCTACGCCCCGTGGTCTTGGGCGGCGGCGATGTTGATCGGATTGGTGTTGATGCCGATTCCGTTGTACCTGTTGAAGATCGAAGCCACGCCTCAGGAGATCACTTGGTTGCCGTGTCTGTTATTCGTCGCGTTCATGTTGCCGGCACGAATCGCCGAAGGGTTGGCGTTGCGACGTTGCCGGCGACAACGTGAACTCGCGGAAACAGGCGAGTGGTCCCCGGGGGTGTGGGGCGGCCGTTGGTGGTTCTTCTCGCGGTGGACGGTGCGATTGGTGGTCATGCCAGCGATCGTTGCGGCGTACGTGTTGGTGTTGTCGGTCAGTCAATACACCAGTTGGGACGGCGTGGAGACTTGGGTTCGCCAGCACGCTTTGTTGGTGCCGGTTCCATTCGTTAGCGTTTGA
- a CDS encoding enolase C-terminal domain-like protein has protein sequence MKYELSLETEAYRYRTPMKFGGRVVEDVTVLTARCRASNAAGKTADGDSIGVGSMTMGVAWAWPDASVPDATKLEAVLEMASRMAAKVNEMSGQSTGHPMQLCLSLAQHHATIAKEVEDSQELSGPIPDLAILLASSPVEAALFDAHGKASGQSSYALLTKEHLPQDLGQLLGDDQYNNVWLDQIISAYPVATLPLYHLVGALDPLTEEEVETPVGDGLPETLGEWITRNELTHLKIKLNGDDADWDFCRVRDINAVADATVDRGSSTGKPWWFSLDFNERCEDEAYVLTLLDRLQAECPEAYERIQYIEQPTHRDLTRPDAVTMHLAAKKKPVVIDESLTGLESLRMAVSQGYSGIALKACKGHAEALLLGAVAVHEGLFLCVQDLTCVGASLLHSASLSAHIPGVAAVESNGRQYCPEGNAEWMAKFGPMFEVRGGSVPTSCLGGPGLGY, from the coding sequence GTGAAATACGAGTTGAGTTTGGAAACCGAGGCTTATCGCTATCGAACGCCGATGAAATTTGGTGGTCGCGTGGTGGAGGACGTGACGGTGCTGACCGCTCGGTGCCGGGCCAGCAATGCGGCGGGGAAAACGGCGGACGGAGACTCGATCGGCGTCGGCAGCATGACCATGGGAGTCGCGTGGGCTTGGCCGGATGCGTCCGTTCCCGACGCGACCAAGCTGGAAGCCGTGTTGGAGATGGCTTCGCGAATGGCGGCGAAGGTGAATGAAATGTCGGGTCAGTCGACCGGGCATCCAATGCAGCTTTGTCTGTCGCTGGCGCAACACCACGCCACGATCGCCAAAGAGGTGGAGGACTCGCAAGAACTGAGCGGCCCCATCCCGGATCTAGCGATTTTGCTTGCGTCTTCGCCGGTCGAAGCGGCGTTGTTCGATGCTCATGGGAAAGCGTCCGGGCAGAGTAGCTATGCGTTGCTTACGAAGGAACATCTGCCTCAGGACTTGGGGCAACTGCTTGGCGATGATCAGTACAACAATGTGTGGCTGGATCAAATCATCTCAGCCTACCCCGTCGCGACTTTGCCGCTGTATCACTTGGTCGGAGCCTTGGATCCGTTGACCGAGGAGGAAGTGGAGACGCCGGTAGGCGACGGGTTGCCGGAAACGCTTGGCGAATGGATCACGCGGAACGAGTTGACGCACCTGAAGATCAAGCTGAACGGCGACGACGCGGATTGGGATTTTTGTCGTGTGCGAGACATCAATGCGGTTGCCGATGCGACGGTGGATCGCGGATCGTCGACGGGCAAGCCTTGGTGGTTTTCGCTGGATTTCAACGAACGCTGCGAGGATGAGGCTTACGTGTTGACGTTGTTGGATCGGCTGCAAGCTGAATGCCCGGAAGCCTACGAGCGGATTCAATACATCGAGCAACCCACGCACCGCGATCTGACTCGGCCCGATGCGGTCACGATGCACTTGGCAGCCAAGAAGAAACCCGTGGTGATCGACGAATCACTGACCGGACTTGAGAGTCTGCGAATGGCGGTGTCGCAAGGCTACAGCGGGATCGCGCTCAAGGCTTGCAAAGGACACGCGGAAGCGTTGTTGCTGGGAGCCGTCGCGGTTCACGAGGGGCTGTTTCTGTGTGTGCAAGACCTGACGTGCGTGGGGGCGTCGCTCTTGCACTCGGCGTCTTTGTCCGCACACATTCCTGGTGTTGCCGCGGTGGAAAGCAACGGCCGGCAGTATTGCCCGGAAGGGAACGCCGAGTGGATGGCGAAGTTCGGCCCCATGTTCGAAGTCCGCGGCGGCAGTGTCCCAACAAGCTGCTTGGGTGGGCCGGGGTTGGGGTATTAG
- a CDS encoding serine/threonine-protein kinase, which produces MTARLKLVMDPTESNRRLRVGMRLDKYRLVKKLGEGGFATVYSAHDTIEDRDVALKIPESSSSQDQTSADDLQREVRIMASLSHENILPLKDARYIDGHFVMVFPLGEETLHDRLSRRMARATSLEYVRQMTAAVAYAHERRVLHRDIKPENFILFPDTKICLTDFGLARVERGRHAISASGTLGYIAPEQAMGKPTYRSDVFSLGLVIYRMLSGALPEYPFESPLPSYAKLRRGLHQDFVDWIRKSMDPKPMKRFRDGVAMANALDRIKSLTTTCASTGTASTRSSRHRTRRVA; this is translated from the coding sequence GTGACGGCACGTTTGAAATTGGTGATGGACCCCACGGAATCGAATCGTCGACTTCGTGTGGGCATGCGTTTGGACAAATACCGGCTCGTCAAAAAGCTTGGCGAGGGTGGATTTGCCACGGTCTATTCGGCCCACGATACGATCGAGGACCGCGACGTCGCATTGAAGATCCCTGAGTCGTCTTCCTCCCAGGATCAAACGTCCGCGGACGATTTGCAGCGTGAGGTTCGTATTATGGCGAGCCTGTCGCACGAGAACATTTTGCCTCTGAAGGACGCTCGCTACATCGACGGGCACTTCGTCATGGTATTCCCGTTGGGCGAGGAAACCTTGCACGACCGCTTGAGCCGCCGCATGGCCCGTGCGACGTCGTTGGAATACGTCCGCCAAATGACCGCCGCCGTGGCCTACGCTCACGAACGCCGAGTGTTGCACCGCGATATCAAACCGGAAAACTTCATTCTGTTTCCGGATACCAAAATCTGTTTGACGGACTTTGGTCTGGCTCGCGTCGAACGGGGACGCCACGCGATTTCCGCGTCCGGCACGTTGGGTTACATCGCGCCGGAACAAGCGATGGGCAAACCGACCTATCGCAGCGACGTGTTCTCGCTGGGGTTGGTGATCTATCGGATGCTTTCGGGTGCTCTTCCTGAGTATCCGTTCGAATCGCCGCTGCCGTCCTACGCCAAACTGCGTCGTGGCCTGCATCAAGACTTCGTCGATTGGATTCGCAAATCGATGGATCCCAAACCGATGAAGCGTTTTCGCGATGGCGTGGCCATGGCCAACGCTCTGGATCGGATCAAGTCGCTCACGACGACGTGTGCCTCGACTGGAACCGCCAGCACTCGCAGTTCACGGCATCGCACCCGCCGAGTCGCCTGA
- a CDS encoding alpha-amylase/4-alpha-glucanotransferase domain-containing protein, which yields MSPHVHLCLVLHNHQPIGNFDGVFEQAYQDSYLPFLDVFEPYDALQISLHTSGPLMMWLAERHPEYLDRIRLLVEAGRVEIVGGPQYEPILTMLPRRDRVGQIQAYSGWLQRNLGVTPAGMWMPERVWESGLTADVAAAGIRYTVLDDYHFKAAGMSEEELRSYFIVEDQGQLLRVFPGSEQLRYTIPFRPAHETIDYLRGIAHSHPGAVMTFGDDGEKFGTWPDTKSHVYDEGWLRSFFDALTENQEWLHTVTLAESIQRAAPAGKTYLPDCSYREMTVWSLPAESQEILDDVSHAMENDERWGHLESFVRGGFWRNFKVKYAETNEMYARMMHVSERLAKAAASGHDAGELAEIRDHLYRGQCNCPYWHGAFGGIYLPHLRNAIYQHLIQADTMLQKLEGTLETVSATAADYDYDGQQEIRLANDSMVAWIDPAQGGRMYEWDLRDINHNLLATLQRRPEAYHRKVLAGPSNGGDEVASIHDRVVFKQEGLDQMIQYDRYARKSLMDHFFDNEATLESVARGESPERGDFVELPFEAKLRRGNDRVQAQLRRDGNAWGIPITLTKAVTLQQGSGNLSVTYLLENLPPGTPLHFAVEWNFAGLPAGADDRYFSDVEGNQIGQLGERLDLQDARGVSLSDRWLGVDIDLRTDRDSGVWAFPIETVSQSEAGFELVHQSVCVMPHWIITADADGRWAVTIDIATRCEKTIELQSHDHVNV from the coding sequence ATGTCGCCTCACGTCCATCTCTGCTTGGTCCTGCACAATCACCAACCCATCGGCAACTTCGATGGCGTGTTCGAGCAAGCGTACCAGGACAGCTACCTGCCATTCTTGGATGTGTTCGAACCGTACGATGCATTGCAGATTTCGCTGCACACGTCGGGACCGCTGATGATGTGGTTGGCGGAACGCCATCCGGAATACCTCGACCGAATCCGCTTGCTGGTCGAAGCAGGCCGAGTCGAGATCGTGGGTGGCCCTCAGTACGAACCCATTTTGACGATGTTGCCACGCCGCGATCGCGTGGGACAAATCCAAGCCTACAGCGGTTGGTTGCAACGCAACTTGGGAGTCACCCCGGCCGGCATGTGGATGCCCGAACGTGTGTGGGAATCCGGTTTGACCGCCGATGTCGCGGCCGCCGGTATCCGTTACACCGTGCTGGACGATTATCACTTCAAAGCCGCCGGCATGTCGGAAGAGGAACTCCGCAGCTACTTCATCGTGGAAGACCAAGGCCAATTGCTTCGCGTCTTCCCCGGCAGCGAACAACTGCGTTACACAATCCCGTTCCGTCCGGCTCACGAGACCATCGATTATCTTCGCGGCATCGCTCATTCGCATCCCGGTGCGGTGATGACGTTCGGCGATGATGGTGAAAAGTTCGGCACCTGGCCGGACACCAAATCGCATGTCTACGACGAAGGTTGGCTGCGTTCGTTCTTTGACGCGTTGACAGAAAACCAAGAGTGGCTGCACACGGTCACGTTGGCCGAGTCGATCCAGCGTGCCGCACCCGCGGGCAAGACCTATCTGCCCGATTGCAGCTACCGCGAAATGACCGTTTGGTCATTGCCCGCCGAATCGCAAGAGATCCTCGACGACGTTTCTCATGCGATGGAAAACGACGAGCGTTGGGGGCACTTGGAATCGTTCGTCCGCGGCGGTTTCTGGCGGAACTTCAAAGTCAAGTACGCGGAAACCAACGAGATGTACGCTCGCATGATGCACGTCAGCGAGCGACTGGCGAAAGCCGCCGCGTCGGGCCACGACGCCGGTGAACTCGCCGAAATTCGCGATCACCTTTATCGCGGCCAGTGCAATTGCCCTTACTGGCACGGTGCCTTTGGCGGCATCTATTTGCCTCACCTTCGCAACGCGATTTACCAACACCTGATCCAAGCCGACACGATGCTGCAAAAGCTCGAGGGAACGCTGGAAACGGTCTCGGCCACCGCTGCTGATTACGACTACGACGGGCAACAAGAAATCCGCTTGGCCAACGATTCGATGGTCGCGTGGATCGATCCCGCTCAAGGCGGTCGGATGTACGAGTGGGACTTGCGTGACATCAACCACAATCTGCTCGCCACGTTGCAACGTCGACCTGAAGCCTACCACCGAAAAGTGTTGGCTGGCCCCAGCAACGGCGGCGACGAGGTTGCCAGCATTCACGATCGCGTGGTCTTCAAACAAGAAGGCTTGGATCAGATGATCCAGTACGATCGCTATGCTCGCAAAAGTTTGATGGATCACTTCTTCGATAACGAAGCCACGCTGGAATCGGTCGCGCGTGGCGAATCGCCCGAACGAGGTGACTTTGTCGAGCTGCCATTCGAAGCCAAATTGCGTCGCGGCAACGATCGCGTGCAAGCTCAACTTCGTCGTGACGGCAACGCGTGGGGGATTCCGATCACTTTGACCAAAGCCGTGACATTGCAACAAGGCAGCGGGAACCTTTCGGTCACTTACCTACTCGAAAACCTGCCACCGGGAACACCACTTCACTTCGCGGTGGAATGGAACTTCGCGGGGCTGCCCGCCGGTGCCGACGACCGTTACTTCAGCGACGTTGAAGGCAACCAGATCGGACAGCTCGGCGAACGTTTGGATTTGCAGGACGCACGCGGCGTTTCTCTGTCTGACCGCTGGTTGGGCGTCGACATCGATCTGCGAACGGATCGCGACAGCGGCGTTTGGGCGTTTCCCATCGAAACGGTCAGCCAAAGCGAAGCGGGTTTTGAATTGGTCCATCAATCGGTTTGTGTGATGCCTCACTGGATCATCACAGCGGATGCCGATGGACGTTGGGCGGTCACGATCGACATCGCAACTCGATGCGAGAAGACCATTGAATTGCAAAGCCACGATCACGTGAATGTTTGA
- the dxs gene encoding 1-deoxy-D-xylulose-5-phosphate synthase — translation MTDQKHPLLAGLQDATPLANWSSAQLNDAAVEIRDVLCNLLATRTAHFASNLGVVELCLALHSEFDFRTDRLIWDTGHQVYPHKLVTGRYDRFETIRTAGGLMGYPNPHESVYDLFMTGHAGCSVSTAVGLRSGDVLMDQKDRRTVAVIGDGAFPCGVVFEALNNAGELGDDLTIVLNDNKMSICHRTGSVAQYLDRLRGNPFYTGLKHEVTKLLDRVPMFGDPAERLLAQMKEGVKAGLLGGMLFEELGIRYIGPIDGHDIALMQKYLRLCKETPGPVLLHVVTEKGHGYKPAAEDPVFFHTPPAFEDRGGTPVTRRSEGCPPYTTHARDAIGKAMERDSRVTVITAAMCQGNKLEPVREKFPERFFDVGICESHAVAFAAGQCKTGMRPIVDIYSTFLQRSYDQIFQEVALQDLPVVFMMDRAGLTAPDGPTHHGVYDIGYMRLFPNMVMMAPGYAQELPMMLDKALTLDHPAGIRYPKASALEASHTPAPIEVGKAEWIREGTDGTIVAYGAMLEQAIAAAEQLSGELDMGVVNARFVKPIDAEMVAKSLEDGRFVVTLEEGTVVGGFGSAFLESAVDQRLDTRAIHRLALPDEFVLHGDRSQLLDESQLSSNKIAQVCREAASEIGSQVGV, via the coding sequence TTGACTGATCAAAAACACCCTTTGCTGGCCGGCCTGCAGGATGCGACCCCCTTGGCCAATTGGTCTTCTGCGCAGCTGAACGATGCCGCCGTTGAAATTCGCGACGTGCTGTGCAACTTGCTGGCAACCCGCACGGCTCACTTCGCATCCAACTTGGGTGTGGTTGAATTGTGCTTGGCGCTTCACAGCGAGTTTGATTTTCGTACCGACCGCTTGATTTGGGACACCGGCCACCAAGTTTACCCGCACAAGTTGGTGACGGGCCGCTACGACCGATTCGAAACCATCCGCACCGCTGGCGGATTGATGGGTTACCCCAACCCGCACGAAAGCGTTTACGACTTGTTCATGACGGGCCACGCGGGTTGCAGTGTCAGCACCGCGGTTGGGCTGCGCAGTGGCGATGTCTTGATGGATCAGAAGGATCGTCGAACGGTCGCCGTGATTGGCGACGGTGCCTTCCCGTGTGGAGTTGTCTTTGAGGCGCTGAACAACGCCGGCGAGTTGGGCGACGACCTGACGATCGTGTTGAACGATAACAAAATGTCGATCTGTCATCGCACAGGATCAGTGGCTCAGTATCTGGATCGCTTGCGAGGCAATCCGTTCTACACCGGGCTGAAACACGAAGTCACGAAGTTGCTCGACCGAGTCCCCATGTTCGGGGATCCGGCTGAACGACTGCTGGCGCAAATGAAAGAAGGTGTGAAAGCGGGCTTGCTCGGCGGAATGCTGTTCGAGGAATTGGGCATTCGCTACATCGGTCCCATCGATGGTCACGACATCGCGTTGATGCAGAAGTATCTGCGTCTATGCAAAGAGACCCCCGGCCCGGTGTTGTTGCACGTGGTGACTGAAAAAGGACACGGTTACAAACCGGCCGCGGAAGACCCCGTGTTCTTCCACACGCCGCCGGCGTTCGAAGATCGTGGCGGCACACCGGTGACTCGTCGCAGCGAAGGCTGCCCGCCCTACACCACTCACGCTCGCGATGCGATTGGCAAGGCGATGGAGCGTGATTCGCGAGTCACGGTCATCACCGCGGCGATGTGCCAAGGAAACAAGCTCGAACCCGTTCGCGAAAAGTTTCCTGAACGGTTCTTCGACGTTGGGATTTGCGAATCGCACGCGGTCGCTTTCGCGGCGGGCCAGTGCAAAACCGGCATGCGTCCGATCGTGGATATTTACAGCACTTTCCTGCAACGCAGCTACGACCAGATCTTCCAAGAAGTCGCTCTGCAAGATTTACCGGTCGTGTTCATGATGGACCGAGCGGGGCTGACGGCGCCTGATGGTCCGACGCACCATGGTGTGTACGACATCGGATACATGCGTTTGTTCCCCAACATGGTCATGATGGCACCCGGATACGCCCAAGAGCTGCCGATGATGCTCGACAAAGCGTTGACGCTGGATCATCCCGCCGGGATCCGTTATCCGAAAGCCTCTGCTCTCGAAGCGTCGCACACACCTGCACCGATCGAAGTCGGAAAAGCCGAATGGATTCGCGAAGGCACCGACGGGACGATCGTGGCATATGGAGCGATGCTCGAACAAGCCATCGCCGCGGCCGAGCAGTTGTCGGGCGAATTGGACATGGGCGTTGTGAACGCTCGTTTTGTCAAACCGATCGATGCCGAGATGGTTGCCAAGTCACTCGAAGACGGTCGCTTTGTGGTGACTTTGGAAGAAGGCACCGTGGTCGGCGGGTTCGGTTCGGCGTTCCTTGAGTCCGCTGTCGATCAACGATTGGACACTCGCGCGATTCACCGCTTGGCTTTGCCGGACGAGTTTGTCTTGCACGGCGACCGTTCGCAGTTGCTGGACGAGAGTCAGCTTTCTTCCAATAAAATTGCCCAAGTTTGCCGAGAGGCGGCTTCGGAGATTGGTTCCCAGGTTGGTGTATGA
- the xseB gene encoding exodeoxyribonuclease VII small subunit, producing the protein MAKKKRNPPVDDPAVESAEKDSLHADDAGTSENDAVELGDFETTLEDVETIVRKLESGALTLDESLKQYEVAVGKMRQCYQLLDVAERKISVLAGVDAEGRPVTQPLDNAAGNESLQQKQASRGKRRGVAASDAGDDWDEGVSD; encoded by the coding sequence TTGGCTAAGAAGAAACGGAACCCCCCGGTTGATGACCCTGCGGTCGAGTCCGCCGAAAAGGATTCGTTGCATGCGGACGATGCCGGTACGTCGGAAAATGACGCGGTGGAGTTGGGTGATTTCGAGACCACGCTGGAGGATGTCGAAACGATCGTTCGAAAGCTGGAATCCGGTGCGTTGACGCTGGACGAATCGCTGAAGCAGTACGAAGTCGCCGTGGGCAAAATGCGTCAGTGTTATCAGTTGCTGGATGTCGCCGAACGCAAAATCTCGGTCCTGGCGGGCGTGGATGCGGAAGGTCGCCCGGTGACGCAGCCGCTCGACAACGCGGCCGGCAACGAGTCTCTGCAGCAGAAACAAGCATCTCGTGGGAAACGTCGCGGCGTGGCGGCGAGTGATGCCGGTGACGATTGGGACGAGGGCGTATCGGACTGA
- a CDS encoding DUF1501 domain-containing protein, which translates to MTAHRSSHSGNFCGRTRREFVWETGCGFGAAALSSMLASDGLLPQASANSAIDNTMPSGPMAVKPPHFAPKAKTVIFLFMYGGPSHIDTFDHKPAMKGMDGKTVDVKTFGRGGHKSGGRIVEPRWDFAPHGECGKMVSTLFPNVAKHVDDIAFLHSLTADSPIHGSAMLMMNSGKILSGSPALGSWLTYGLGSENQNMPGFVVMLDPTGGPISGAKNWSSGYMPATYQGTVFRTEGNPILDLNPPSDFPPGLQRRLIDSIQVANRRHLAQHVGEEPLASRIASYELAYRMQSSAPEAVDLSDETAETLSMYGIDNPKTEAFGKRCLLARRLAQRGVRFIQLYSGGAHNDDNWDAHGDLEINHNKHAGATDQPIAALLADLKRTGMLDETLVVWGGEFGRQPTAEYAKGSGRDHNAYGFTMWMAGGGIKGGVSFGTTDELGAAAVENPLHVRNLHATILHQMGLDPNHLSYFYGGLDQKLVGVEPVRPIREIIA; encoded by the coding sequence ATGACCGCTCATCGATCCAGCCATTCCGGGAATTTCTGTGGCCGCACCCGACGCGAATTCGTTTGGGAAACCGGGTGTGGTTTTGGCGCCGCGGCGCTGAGTTCGATGTTGGCGTCCGATGGATTGTTGCCACAAGCATCCGCCAACTCGGCGATCGACAACACGATGCCATCGGGTCCGATGGCCGTCAAACCACCGCACTTCGCTCCCAAAGCCAAGACGGTGATTTTCCTGTTCATGTACGGCGGCCCCAGCCACATCGACACGTTCGATCACAAACCAGCCATGAAGGGCATGGATGGCAAAACCGTCGACGTCAAAACCTTCGGCCGCGGTGGCCACAAATCCGGCGGCCGAATCGTGGAGCCTCGTTGGGATTTTGCTCCTCATGGTGAGTGCGGCAAAATGGTCAGCACGTTGTTCCCCAACGTCGCCAAACACGTCGACGACATCGCGTTTCTGCACTCGCTCACCGCCGACTCGCCAATTCACGGTTCGGCGATGTTGATGATGAACAGCGGCAAGATCTTGTCAGGCTCGCCCGCACTCGGTTCTTGGTTGACTTATGGATTGGGCAGCGAAAACCAAAACATGCCCGGCTTCGTGGTCATGCTCGACCCGACCGGAGGCCCGATCAGCGGAGCAAAAAACTGGTCCAGCGGTTACATGCCGGCGACCTATCAAGGCACCGTGTTCCGCACGGAAGGCAATCCAATCCTGGACCTGAACCCACCGTCGGACTTCCCACCTGGTTTGCAACGTCGCCTGATCGATTCCATCCAAGTTGCCAACCGTCGCCACTTGGCACAGCATGTTGGCGAAGAACCACTCGCCTCGCGAATTGCCAGTTACGAACTCGCCTACCGAATGCAATCCTCCGCCCCCGAAGCCGTCGACCTGTCCGACGAAACGGCGGAAACGCTTTCGATGTACGGCATCGACAATCCAAAGACTGAAGCGTTCGGCAAGCGTTGTTTGCTCGCTCGCCGACTGGCACAGCGTGGTGTTCGCTTCATCCAATTGTACAGCGGCGGAGCCCACAACGACGACAACTGGGACGCCCACGGCGATTTAGAAATCAACCACAACAAACACGCGGGCGCGACCGATCAACCGATCGCCGCGCTGCTGGCCGACCTCAAACGCACTGGCATGTTGGACGAAACGCTCGTCGTTTGGGGCGGTGAATTTGGTCGCCAACCCACCGCGGAATACGCCAAAGGCAGCGGTCGCGACCACAATGCCTACGGATTCACCATGTGGATGGCCGGCGGCGGCATCAAGGGCGGCGTCAGTTTCGGAACCACCGATGAACTAGGTGCGGCCGCGGTCGAAAACCCACTGCATGTGCGTAACCTACACGCCACGATCCTGCATCAAATGGGCTTGGATCCAAACCACCTGTCGTACTTCTACGGCGGATTGGATCAAAAACTGGTCGGCGTCGAACCCGTACGCCCCATCCGCGAAATCATCGCCTGA
- a CDS encoding NUDIX hydrolase, whose product MTRLPHPNSSKTPHRNRKRGVIGVMFREDRLLIIRRSMTVNAPGKLCLPGGGIEAGETEEQALVREMQEELAIDVTPNRLCWRSVTPWGTKLAWWLAEFPDHVDPVPNPEEVAEVHWMTPADIFSARGVLPSLPDFVTAWRNGKIELPWTDSTRS is encoded by the coding sequence ATGACTCGATTGCCCCACCCGAACTCATCGAAGACGCCTCATCGCAACCGCAAACGCGGCGTGATTGGGGTGATGTTTCGTGAAGACCGATTGTTGATCATTCGGCGGTCCATGACGGTCAACGCACCCGGCAAGTTGTGTTTGCCTGGAGGCGGGATCGAGGCCGGCGAGACGGAGGAGCAGGCGCTCGTCCGCGAAATGCAGGAAGAACTCGCGATTGATGTCACGCCGAATCGTCTGTGCTGGCGAAGCGTCACGCCATGGGGAACCAAATTGGCGTGGTGGTTGGCGGAGTTTCCTGATCACGTGGATCCCGTGCCCAATCCCGAAGAAGTCGCAGAGGTTCACTGGATGACGCCCGCGGACATTTTTTCAGCGCGAGGCGTGTTGCCCAGTCTGCCCGATTTCGTCACCGCATGGCGAAACGGCAAAATCGAGCTGCCGTGGACCGATTCCACTCGCTCGTGA
- a CDS encoding polyprenyl synthetase family protein yields the protein MSSDALGESGTVAGAAEESLKQYMASHRPAVEAALAEACADQPGMPTRLAEAIRYAVLAPGKRLRPVLTIMAAEACGGSVASAMPAAVSVELIHAYSLIHDDLPAMDDDDLRRGRPTTHIEFDEATAILAGDALQSMAFAHLHRHAVDDTQAAAWIGTLATAAGPSGLVGGQADDLDAEKRTVDDFGGPEAARTHLEAIHHRKTGALFTACAAMGAISAGADQRAVSALTNYARAFGLAFQITDDLLDCTSTDEQLGKRTGKDDGRGKLTYPGLMGLDRARAHAEAMIRTAHESLELFGTTGQRLRNLADFVLERTN from the coding sequence ATGAGCAGCGATGCATTGGGCGAATCCGGCACGGTGGCTGGCGCCGCAGAAGAGTCTTTGAAGCAGTACATGGCTTCGCATCGTCCCGCCGTGGAAGCCGCGTTGGCGGAGGCGTGTGCGGATCAACCGGGCATGCCGACTCGCTTGGCCGAAGCGATTCGTTACGCCGTTTTGGCACCGGGCAAGCGTCTGCGTCCGGTTTTGACGATCATGGCGGCGGAAGCATGCGGCGGTTCGGTCGCGTCCGCGATGCCAGCCGCGGTTTCCGTCGAACTGATTCATGCGTACTCGTTGATCCACGACGATTTGCCGGCGATGGACGACGATGATCTGCGACGAGGCCGTCCGACAACTCACATTGAGTTCGACGAAGCGACCGCGATTTTGGCGGGGGACGCGTTGCAGTCGATGGCGTTCGCTCACTTGCATCGCCATGCGGTGGACGACACTCAGGCCGCGGCATGGATCGGAACACTGGCCACCGCGGCGGGACCCTCCGGATTGGTGGGAGGCCAGGCGGATGACTTGGATGCGGAAAAGCGCACGGTCGATGATTTCGGCGGCCCGGAGGCTGCTCGGACGCATTTGGAAGCCATCCATCATCGAAAGACGGGGGCTCTGTTCACAGCCTGTGCGGCGATGGGTGCAATTTCCGCCGGAGCCGACCAGCGTGCCGTTTCGGCCTTGACCAATTACGCTAGAGCGTTTGGACTCGCGTTTCAAATCACGGATGACTTGCTCGATTGCACCTCCACCGACGAACAGCTTGGCAAGCGAACGGGCAAGGACGATGGACGGGGCAAATTGACCTATCCCGGTTTGATGGGGCTGGATCGGGCGCGAGCCCACGCCGAGGCCATGATTCGCACGGCACACGAATCGCTCGAGTTGTTTGGAACAACCGGCCAGCGGTTAAGAAACTTGGCGGACTTTGTTTTGGAGCGTACGAATTGA